The Brasilonema sennae CENA114 genome includes a region encoding these proteins:
- a CDS encoding L,D-transpeptidase — protein sequence MKSLNYPGWARSLKVFLVGAALTLSVVSQPSGEVWAQSKSQTVKQQILALRQSEQRWIQIKLSNQRLTAWEGDKPVYTFIISTGKKSTPTPTGVFKIQSKQKSARMQGEDYDIPNVPYTMYYSGSYGIHGAYWHKKFGTPVSHGCINIAPKNAKLLFNWASTGTPVVVQR from the coding sequence ATGAAAAGCCTGAATTATCCTGGCTGGGCGCGTTCCTTGAAAGTATTTCTTGTTGGTGCTGCACTGACGTTGAGTGTTGTTAGTCAACCTTCAGGTGAAGTTTGGGCGCAATCAAAAAGCCAGACGGTTAAACAACAAATACTAGCGCTACGACAATCCGAACAGCGTTGGATTCAAATTAAGCTTTCAAACCAACGCTTAACAGCTTGGGAAGGTGACAAACCTGTTTATACATTTATTATTTCTACAGGTAAGAAATCTACCCCGACTCCTACTGGTGTTTTTAAAATTCAATCCAAGCAGAAGTCTGCTCGAATGCAGGGTGAGGACTATGATATTCCCAACGTTCCCTATACTATGTATTACAGCGGAAGTTATGGAATTCATGGTGCTTACTGGCATAAAAAATTTGGCACACCAGTAAGTCATGGTTGTATAAATATAGCTCCCAAAAACGCTAAATTGCTGTTTAACTGGGCATCGACAGGAACGCCAGTGGTAGTGCAAAGGTAG
- a CDS encoding Hsp70 family protein — MAIAIDFGTSNTVIARWNPVTQQPETLNIPGLSIQQGLNPPLIPSLVYVENASKGQVLLGQQVRDRGLDLKNDPRFFRSFKRGIGADIQGFLPELDGQMITFERVGQLFLSQIIEQLAPLQGGIDSLVLTVPVDSFEAYRHWLGQVCQTLNVEQVRMLDEPTAAALGYGMVDQEILLVIDFGGGTLDLSLVRLDQTVQRTQKPVGFLLKWGNKSLAEDSKQKVKTARVLAKAGQNLGGTDIDNWLVDYFAKTQGLVVSPLTTRLAERVKIQLSSQTQASEVYFNDETFESYELDLNRDTLETILAEHAFFERLDESMTSLLQQARRQGIEVSDINAVLLVGGTVQLSAVQTWVKQYFEPEKIRCERPFEAIAQGALQVAQGVEVKDFLYHSYGIRYWDRRNKCHSWHPIVSAGQPYPMSQPVELVLGASMESQPSVELIMGELSADTGGTEVYFDGDRLITRTPASCQTNVKPLNDKDGARSIAQLTPPGFPGSDRIKVGFQVDEQRFLRITVEDLLTSETLLENQVVAQLS; from the coding sequence ATGGCAATAGCAATAGATTTTGGTACAAGCAACACAGTCATCGCTCGCTGGAACCCTGTCACCCAACAACCAGAAACTCTCAACATACCTGGTTTATCCATTCAACAAGGTCTCAATCCCCCACTGATTCCTAGCTTGGTTTATGTTGAAAATGCCTCAAAGGGGCAAGTGTTATTGGGTCAACAAGTGCGCGATCGCGGTCTTGATTTAAAAAATGACCCGCGATTTTTCCGCAGCTTTAAACGCGGTATTGGTGCAGACATCCAAGGTTTCTTACCAGAGTTGGATGGACAAATGATTACCTTTGAGCGGGTGGGGCAATTGTTCCTCTCTCAAATCATTGAGCAATTGGCACCACTGCAAGGGGGAATAGATTCTCTGGTGTTAACAGTACCTGTAGATAGCTTTGAGGCTTATCGCCACTGGCTGGGACAAGTTTGCCAAACCCTAAACGTCGAACAGGTGCGGATGCTGGATGAACCGACAGCAGCAGCTTTGGGTTATGGTATGGTAGACCAAGAAATTCTCTTGGTAATTGACTTTGGCGGCGGAACGTTGGATTTATCTTTGGTGCGGCTAGATCAAACCGTGCAAAGAACTCAAAAGCCCGTAGGATTTCTTCTTAAGTGGGGTAACAAGTCCTTAGCCGAAGACTCAAAGCAAAAGGTAAAAACCGCTCGCGTTTTGGCGAAAGCTGGGCAAAATTTGGGTGGTACTGACATCGATAATTGGCTGGTTGATTACTTTGCCAAAACTCAAGGGTTGGTGGTGAGTCCTCTGACAACACGACTGGCGGAAAGAGTGAAGATTCAACTTTCAAGCCAAACCCAAGCAAGCGAAGTTTATTTCAACGACGAAACGTTTGAGAGTTATGAGTTAGATCTCAACCGCGACACTCTAGAAACTATCCTCGCAGAACACGCATTTTTTGAACGACTTGATGAGTCGATGACTTCTCTGTTGCAGCAAGCACGACGCCAAGGGATAGAAGTTTCAGATATTAACGCTGTTTTACTTGTCGGTGGAACTGTACAACTGAGCGCAGTACAAACATGGGTTAAGCAGTATTTTGAACCAGAAAAAATTCGTTGTGAGCGTCCTTTTGAAGCGATCGCTCAAGGCGCTTTACAAGTTGCTCAAGGCGTGGAAGTGAAAGATTTTCTCTACCATAGCTATGGTATCCGTTATTGGGATCGCCGCAACAAATGCCATAGTTGGCATCCTATCGTTAGTGCTGGTCAGCCTTACCCGATGAGTCAGCCAGTAGAATTAGTTTTGGGCGCTTCTATGGAGAGTCAGCCTAGCGTAGAATTAATTATGGGTGAGTTGAGTGCGGATACGGGCGGTACGGAAGTTTATTTTGATGGCGATCGCCTGATTACTCGCACTCCAGCCAGCTGTCAAACAAACGTCAAACCCCTCAACGATAAAGATGGGGCAAGATCAATTGCTCAACTGACACCACCAGGATTTCCGGGGAGCGATCGCATCAAAGTCGGCTTTCAAGTTGATGAACAACGCTTTTTGCGAATCACAGTTGAGGACTTGTTGACAAGTGAAACGCTGTTGGAAAATCAAGTTGTGGCGCAGTTGAGTTAA
- the uvsE gene encoding UV DNA damage repair endonuclease UvsE, with product MSAVRESKSPSGVVINNSPNAQQLQKTALPHLGLVCITLSKEVRFRTITRKRYLELPENQRETALKVIYRENLQRLDLALTFCVRNSIQLYRMSSALFPMSDLEDEVGATVLENMSADFAKIGQRAAKLGIRMVLHPDQYVVLSSDSPQVVALSLKILERHARTLDLLGLPRSSWSLMNIHGGKSQRSDQLVDVISELPENIKSRLTFENDEYAYSSSEILEVCQRTGIPLVFDAHHHICHESLDSYDDPSVAQMFYAARETWANPDWQLVHISNGQQAFGDRKHSDFINAMPNVYREAPWIEVEAKSKEEAIAHLRSWWLR from the coding sequence ATGTCAGCAGTGCGGGAGTCTAAATCCCCATCAGGGGTTGTGATTAACAATTCACCTAATGCACAGCAGTTGCAAAAAACTGCTTTACCGCACTTAGGATTGGTTTGCATTACATTGTCCAAAGAGGTGCGCTTCCGGACAATAACGCGTAAGCGCTACTTAGAACTCCCAGAGAACCAACGTGAAACCGCCCTAAAAGTCATTTATCGGGAGAACTTACAGCGCTTAGATTTGGCGTTAACTTTTTGTGTGCGCAATTCAATACAGCTTTATCGAATGTCCTCTGCTTTATTTCCGATGAGTGACTTGGAGGATGAAGTGGGCGCAACTGTTTTAGAGAATATGAGCGCAGATTTCGCCAAAATCGGGCAAAGGGCAGCAAAATTAGGCATCCGAATGGTATTACACCCGGATCAATACGTTGTGCTCAGTTCTGATTCACCGCAAGTGGTGGCATTAAGTCTTAAAATCTTAGAGCGACACGCTCGCACACTAGATTTACTAGGTTTACCGCGTTCTTCTTGGTCATTAATGAACATTCATGGTGGCAAATCTCAACGTTCGGATCAACTGGTGGATGTTATTTCTGAATTACCAGAAAACATCAAAAGCCGCTTGACTTTTGAAAATGACGAATACGCCTACAGTTCCAGTGAAATTTTAGAAGTTTGTCAACGAACTGGCATACCATTGGTATTTGATGCTCATCACCATATTTGCCATGAAAGTTTAGACAGTTACGACGATCCAAGTGTTGCCCAAATGTTTTATGCTGCAAGAGAAACTTGGGCTAACCCAGACTGGCAGTTAGTCCATATTTCCAACGGTCAACAAGCTTTCGGTGATAGGAAGCATAGTGATTTTATTAACGCTATGCCCAATGTTTACCGAGAAGCGCCTTGGATAGAAGTCGAAGCAAAAAGCAAGGAAGAGGCGATCGCCCATTTACGTTCTTGGTGGCTGCGTTAA
- a CDS encoding S8 family serine peptidase: MRHEKLSPGLLLAFEDYQREGQQALTPQFKMLSIVPPKNNLKPIRSIVFIYCDENADLSHLSQRGIEVNQNRGHVRTAFLPVQSLDALSDDPAIERIKPSRKLKLHMDVAKSTVHIPEFRKKHNNLTGKGVIIGIIDSGIDPKHPAFKGRILRIWDQTLSGSGVIEGKYGAELTGSQLTISQDTNGHGTHVAGIAAGMDATYGGVAPEAELLIVRSDLDEGHIADAVRYIFRVARELGRPAVVNMSLGGHFDPHDGTDSLSKVIDSVTGPGRIVCCAAGNEGNDNIHAQAIVAPGKTHTMRFNVPLNQASIATLNSWYSSAGQLEVSLRSPNGFVTPFQPVIADGNYIKEYTLQDSQVQVATPKRDPGNGDYNVLVQIRGKGKGNYTPPVQGGIWQLRFKNTSAKDVRLDVWTLDGSTLFTGQSISDSVKIGSPGCASSAITVAAYTSKEKYTDIDKTTQEMGFSLNTISDFSSEGPLRNDAKKPDVAAPGAMIISTLSSNANSDRSMIIDSKFMALAGTSMAAPFITGLVALLLQRNPKLDPGAIKLLLRKNSSIPKKPAGTFDSKWGYGLIDAQNL; the protein is encoded by the coding sequence ATGAGACATGAAAAATTATCTCCCGGACTGCTATTAGCATTTGAAGACTATCAACGGGAAGGACAGCAAGCTTTAACTCCTCAGTTCAAAATGCTGAGTATAGTTCCCCCTAAAAACAATCTCAAGCCAATCCGTAGCATCGTTTTTATCTACTGTGATGAAAATGCAGACTTGAGTCACTTGTCACAACGCGGTATTGAAGTCAACCAAAATAGAGGACACGTGCGCACGGCGTTCTTACCCGTACAAAGTTTAGACGCCTTATCTGATGACCCTGCTATTGAGCGCATTAAGCCATCGCGCAAACTGAAACTGCACATGGACGTTGCCAAAAGCACAGTACACATACCGGAGTTTAGGAAAAAACATAATAACCTTACTGGCAAGGGAGTGATTATCGGTATTATCGACAGCGGTATTGATCCAAAGCACCCCGCCTTTAAAGGACGTATTTTACGTATCTGGGACCAAACACTGTCTGGTTCCGGAGTGATAGAAGGTAAATATGGGGCAGAATTAACTGGCTCACAACTCACAATTTCCCAAGATACAAACGGTCACGGAACTCACGTTGCTGGAATTGCTGCTGGTATGGATGCGACCTATGGTGGTGTCGCACCAGAGGCAGAATTGCTCATCGTCAGAAGCGACTTGGATGAAGGTCACATTGCCGATGCTGTCCGCTACATCTTCCGCGTCGCCCGAGAATTGGGACGTCCAGCCGTTGTTAATATGAGTTTGGGGGGACACTTTGACCCTCATGACGGAACCGACTCGCTGTCAAAAGTTATTGACTCTGTAACTGGTCCTGGACGTATAGTTTGCTGTGCTGCTGGTAACGAGGGCAACGATAACATTCACGCTCAAGCAATTGTTGCTCCTGGTAAAACTCATACCATGCGCTTCAACGTACCATTGAATCAAGCCAGCATAGCAACGTTAAACAGTTGGTACTCTAGTGCAGGTCAATTAGAAGTGTCCTTGCGTAGTCCCAACGGTTTCGTCACCCCCTTCCAACCAGTCATTGCTGATGGCAATTATATCAAGGAATACACCTTACAAGATTCGCAAGTGCAAGTTGCAACACCAAAACGTGATCCAGGCAATGGCGACTATAACGTTTTAGTACAAATTCGTGGTAAAGGAAAGGGCAATTATACTCCACCCGTCCAGGGTGGAATTTGGCAGTTACGGTTCAAAAACACTTCAGCCAAAGATGTACGGTTGGATGTGTGGACATTAGATGGATCCACCTTATTTACCGGTCAAAGTATATCTGACTCAGTGAAAATTGGTTCTCCTGGATGTGCCAGCAGTGCAATTACAGTTGCTGCCTATACAAGCAAAGAGAAGTACACTGACATAGACAAGACAACGCAAGAAATGGGCTTTTCTTTGAATACAATCTCTGATTTCAGTAGTGAAGGACCTTTGCGGAATGATGCTAAAAAACCGGATGTCGCAGCACCAGGAGCGATGATTATTTCTACTCTTTCCTCCAATGCCAATTCTGATCGCTCAATGATCATTGATTCTAAGTTCATGGCGTTAGCTGGTACGAGTATGGCAGCACCCTTCATCACTGGCTTAGTCGCACTTCTGTTGCAGCGTAACCCCAAGCTTGACCCCGGTGCTATTAAACTGCTGCTACGTAAAAATAGTTCCATACCAAAAAAACCAGCCGGAACCTTTGATAGCAAATGGGGTTATGGACTGATTGATGCACAAAATCTGTAG
- a CDS encoding flavodoxin, with amino-acid sequence MAKMAIFYGSTSGITESIATKLHEHFGEDLCDLYSMEEDFESVDQMLEYDYLLFGCSTWGSGEVQNDWRDPIFEMSIEKPDFTGKTIALFGAGDCVTHGEQFVSALGTLYNHFKELGATLVGEFPLDGYTYEYSFAVRDDKFVGLPIDEVNESDKTDERIASWLEVLKPHFPSASLETA; translated from the coding sequence ATGGCAAAAATGGCTATTTTCTATGGCAGTACTTCCGGTATCACTGAATCAATCGCCACGAAACTACACGAGCATTTTGGTGAGGATCTTTGTGATCTTTACAGCATGGAAGAAGATTTTGAAAGCGTCGATCAAATGCTTGAGTACGATTATTTGCTCTTTGGTTGTTCTACCTGGGGTTCAGGGGAAGTCCAAAATGATTGGCGCGATCCTATATTCGAGATGTCAATCGAAAAACCGGATTTTACAGGCAAAACGATTGCTTTATTCGGTGCGGGAGATTGTGTAACTCACGGAGAACAGTTTGTTAGCGCCTTGGGTACTTTATATAACCACTTCAAAGAATTAGGTGCAACTTTAGTTGGTGAGTTCCCTCTAGACGGTTATACTTACGAATATTCCTTTGCTGTACGTGACGATAAATTTGTCGGACTACCTATTGACGAAGTGAATGAGAGCGATAAAACCGATGAGCGTATTGCAAGCTGGCTTGAGGTATTGAAACCACATTTTCCTAGCGCATCGTTGGAAACTGCTTAA
- a CDS encoding glucose-1-phosphate adenylyltransferase — translation MKKVLAIILGGGAGTRLYPLTKLRAKPAVPVAGKYRLIDIPVSNCINSEIYKIYVLTQFNSASLNRHIARTYSFAGFTEGFVEVLAAQQTPDSLNWFQGTADAVRKYLWLIEEWDVDEYLILSGDHLYRMDYREFVQRHRETEADITLSVLPIDERRASDFGLVKIDESGRIINFSEKPKGDALKEMRVDTTVLGLTPEQAQEQPHIASMGIYVFKKEVLIKLLNEASERTDFGKEIIPDAANNYNVQAYLYDGYWEDIGTIEAFYDANLALTKQPQPSFSFYDEEAPIYTRSRYLPPSKILDCQITESMISEGCILKNCRVEHSVLGVRSRIEAGCIIQDSLIMGADYYQPFAERQSDSQSGEIPLGIGANTTIRRAIIDKNARIGSDVQIINKDNVQEAQRENQGFHIKSGIVVVLKNAVIPDGTII, via the coding sequence GTGAAAAAAGTTTTGGCAATAATCCTTGGAGGGGGTGCAGGTACCCGCCTTTATCCACTCACTAAGTTACGGGCTAAACCAGCCGTACCAGTGGCTGGAAAATATCGTTTGATCGATATTCCAGTCAGTAACTGTATAAACTCAGAAATATATAAAATCTATGTTCTGACGCAATTCAACTCAGCTTCGCTGAACCGTCACATCGCTCGTACTTACAGCTTTGCTGGCTTTACGGAGGGTTTTGTAGAAGTTCTAGCTGCACAGCAAACCCCAGATAGCCTCAACTGGTTCCAAGGTACAGCTGATGCGGTTCGCAAGTACTTGTGGTTGATAGAAGAGTGGGATGTAGATGAATATCTTATTCTTTCCGGTGACCACTTGTACCGCATGGACTACCGTGAGTTCGTACAGCGTCACAGGGAAACTGAAGCCGATATTACTCTTTCGGTGCTACCAATTGATGAGCGTCGCGCCTCTGACTTTGGCTTAGTGAAAATTGATGAGTCTGGTAGGATAATCAATTTCAGCGAAAAACCTAAAGGTGATGCGCTAAAGGAGATGCGAGTTGATACAACTGTACTGGGATTGACTCCAGAACAGGCTCAAGAACAGCCCCACATTGCCTCAATGGGGATTTATGTCTTTAAAAAAGAAGTTTTGATTAAGCTGTTGAATGAAGCTTCAGAACGGACAGATTTTGGAAAAGAAATTATTCCCGATGCTGCAAACAATTACAACGTTCAAGCCTACTTATACGATGGATACTGGGAAGATATCGGAACAATTGAGGCATTTTATGATGCAAATTTAGCACTGACTAAACAACCTCAGCCGTCGTTTAGCTTTTACGATGAAGAAGCGCCAATTTATACTCGATCTCGTTACCTACCTCCCAGTAAAATTTTAGATTGCCAAATCACAGAATCAATGATTAGTGAAGGTTGCATTCTCAAAAATTGCCGGGTTGAACATTCGGTGTTGGGAGTGCGATCACGCATTGAAGCTGGTTGTATTATCCAAGATTCCCTAATCATGGGAGCAGATTACTATCAACCATTTGCTGAACGCCAGTCAGACTCTCAAAGTGGGGAAATTCCTTTAGGGATTGGTGCGAACACCACAATTCGTCGTGCCATAATTGATAAAAATGCTCGCATCGGTTCTGATGTGCAAATTATCAATAAAGATAATGTCCAAGAAGCTCAGCGCGAAAATCAAGGTTTCCATATCAAAAGTGGTATCGTTGTCGTGCTAAAAAATGCCGTCATTCCAGATGGAACCATTATTTAG
- a CDS encoding AAA family ATPase: MTQLIVLIGLPGSGKSTLATQLLAECPRTQLISTDAIRGQLFGNEAFQGPWLLIWREIQRQFQQALIAGGTIIYDATNAQRRHRREVIDIARELGFTHITGVWVRTPVWQCLARNKKRERKVPEDVIFRMYRQLRDAPPSLQEGFNNLICYSQEPQEYGNCTPVVSKNPT; this comes from the coding sequence ATGACTCAGTTAATTGTATTAATTGGTCTTCCTGGTAGCGGTAAGTCCACTTTGGCAACGCAATTGCTAGCAGAATGCCCGAGGACGCAACTCATTTCTACCGATGCTATCCGAGGGCAATTGTTTGGTAATGAAGCTTTTCAAGGACCTTGGCTACTGATTTGGCGCGAAATTCAGCGGCAATTTCAACAAGCGCTAATCGCAGGTGGTACAATAATCTACGATGCGACTAATGCCCAGCGACGTCATCGCCGTGAAGTTATTGACATAGCCCGTGAACTAGGCTTTACCCATATAACTGGGGTGTGGGTGAGAACCCCAGTATGGCAGTGTTTAGCACGCAACAAAAAACGGGAACGTAAAGTGCCAGAAGATGTCATATTTCGTATGTATCGTCAGCTTCGGGATGCCCCTCCAAGTCTACAGGAAGGGTTTAATAATTTAATTTGCTATTCTCAGGAACCCCAAGAGTACGGGAATTGCACTCCTGTAGTGAGCAAGAACCCCACTTAA
- a CDS encoding DnaJ C-terminal domain-containing protein — translation MAATDFKDYYATLGVSKTASPEEIKQAFRKLARKYHPDVNPGNKQAEAKFKEVNEAYEVLSDTDKRKKYDQFGQYWKQAADGFPSGAGAGVDMGGFDFSQYGSFDEFINELLGRFGGGSPRGGRQTYYRTSTGAPSGFGGFNDFNYQDVGTTGATQDSEAAIALTFSEAFHGVQKQLNLGNEVIDVRIPAGAKPGNRLRVRGKGPVSPFNQQRGDLYLKVELQPHSFFQFDGDNLVCEIPITPDEAVLGASVEVPTPDGSVNVKLPVGVRSGQSLRLRGKGWPQPRAGRSDQLVKIAIVPPKDISQQEREYYEKIRSIRTFNPREHLPQIRL, via the coding sequence ATGGCTGCAACTGATTTTAAGGATTATTACGCGACTTTGGGCGTTAGTAAAACTGCCAGTCCAGAAGAAATCAAACAAGCCTTTCGCAAATTAGCCCGGAAATATCACCCTGACGTCAACCCAGGTAACAAACAAGCTGAGGCAAAGTTCAAAGAAGTTAACGAAGCATACGAAGTTTTGTCAGACACAGACAAACGCAAAAAGTATGACCAATTCGGTCAATACTGGAAACAAGCAGCTGATGGCTTCCCATCTGGTGCTGGTGCTGGTGTTGATATGGGCGGTTTTGATTTCAGCCAATATGGTAGCTTTGATGAATTTATTAACGAATTACTAGGGCGCTTTGGCGGTGGTAGTCCACGCGGAGGACGGCAAACATATTACCGCACCAGCACTGGTGCACCTAGTGGTTTTGGTGGCTTTAATGATTTTAATTATCAAGATGTAGGTACTACTGGCGCTACCCAAGACAGTGAAGCTGCGATCGCCCTAACTTTTTCCGAAGCATTTCATGGTGTACAAAAGCAGCTAAATCTAGGCAACGAAGTTATTGATGTCCGCATACCCGCAGGTGCGAAACCTGGCAATCGTTTGCGCGTACGCGGTAAAGGACCAGTTAGTCCTTTCAACCAACAACGTGGTGATTTATATCTAAAAGTAGAACTTCAACCCCACTCTTTCTTCCAGTTTGATGGCGATAACTTGGTGTGCGAAATACCAATCACACCAGATGAAGCCGTTCTAGGAGCCTCAGTTGAGGTTCCCACACCTGATGGTTCGGTGAATGTGAAGCTTCCTGTTGGAGTGCGTTCTGGTCAATCTTTGCGCTTACGTGGAAAAGGCTGGCCCCAACCTCGTGCTGGACGTAGCGATCAGTTAGTGAAAATTGCGATTGTTCCACCAAAAGACATTAGTCAGCAGGAACGCGAATACTACGAAAAAATTCGCTCTATTCGTACTTTTAATCCCCGCGAACATTTGCCGCAAATTAGGCTGTAA
- a CDS encoding peroxiredoxin family protein: protein MVTSAASSNLFNERFFRNFLPKPASNTLEWGYLAPDFQLPDITNGTLVKLSDYRGEQPVLLAFTRIFTEKNYCPFCFPHIKSLNENYEQFKNRGIEVLMITSTDERQSQIVVKDLSLKMPLLSDPSCRVFRNYKLGQALGAPLSAQFVLDKEGKLRYKHLFSFLDHNASVEKLLEQYN, encoded by the coding sequence ATGGTTACTTCTGCGGCTTCTAGCAACTTATTTAATGAACGATTCTTCCGTAACTTTTTACCAAAGCCAGCATCTAATACGTTGGAATGGGGATATCTTGCACCAGATTTTCAACTGCCAGATATCACTAATGGCACTTTAGTTAAGTTATCTGATTATAGAGGCGAGCAACCAGTCTTACTTGCCTTCACTCGTATCTTTACAGAAAAAAATTATTGCCCTTTTTGCTTTCCTCATATCAAATCCTTAAATGAAAACTACGAGCAATTTAAAAATCGGGGTATAGAAGTTTTAATGATTACCAGTACTGATGAACGGCAAAGTCAAATTGTTGTGAAAGATTTGAGTTTAAAAATGCCGCTATTGAGTGATCCAAGTTGTCGTGTATTCCGTAACTATAAACTTGGACAAGCATTGGGAGCACCTTTATCAGCACAATTTGTGTTAGATAAAGAAGGCAAACTTCGCTACAAACATTTATTTTCCTTTCTTGACCATAACGCTAGCGTGGAGAAATTGTTAGAGCAATACAATTAG
- a CDS encoding peroxiredoxin, translating to MPLTYPSEGCLRVGQQAPDFTATAVVDQEFKTIKLSDYRGKYVVLFFYPLDFTFVCPTEITAFSDRHEEFKNLNTEILGVSVDSEFSHLAWIQTDRKSGGVGDLNYPLVSDIKKEISAAYNVLDPAAGVALRGLFIIDKEGVLQHATINNLAFGRNVDETLRTLQAIQYVQSHPDEVCPAGWQPGDKTMVPDPVKSKVYFAAV from the coding sequence ATGCCTCTCACTTATCCATCAGAAGGATGCCTCCGTGTAGGTCAACAGGCTCCCGATTTTACAGCAACGGCTGTGGTAGATCAGGAATTTAAAACCATAAAACTTTCCGACTATCGCGGCAAGTATGTCGTACTGTTTTTCTATCCTTTAGACTTTACCTTTGTTTGTCCCACAGAAATCACAGCCTTTAGCGATCGCCACGAAGAATTTAAAAATCTTAACACCGAAATCCTTGGTGTTTCCGTTGACAGTGAATTTTCTCACTTAGCATGGATTCAAACAGATCGCAAGTCTGGTGGCGTCGGTGACCTTAATTACCCCTTAGTTTCCGACATCAAAAAAGAGATTAGCGCAGCTTACAACGTGCTTGATCCAGCAGCTGGTGTTGCCTTGCGCGGTTTGTTCATTATTGACAAAGAAGGTGTCTTACAGCACGCTACCATCAACAACTTAGCTTTTGGTCGCAACGTTGATGAGACCCTGCGGACTTTGCAAGCCATTCAATACGTTCAGTCCCATCCGGACGAAGTTTGCCCTGCTGGCTGGCAACCAGGCGACAAGACAATGGTTCCCGATCCAGTGAAGTCCAAAGTTTACTTCGCTGCTGTTTAG